ACCTGCGACAGGGCGACAAAGCCCAGATCGGCGTTGCCGGTGGCGATGAAGTTGTACGTCTGGCCAATGCTTTCGCCCGTCACCAGCTTGGGTTGCACCGCTGCCGTCAGGCCCAGCTTGTCCAGCGCCTGCATGGCGGCGGCGCCGTAGGGCGCGTTCTTGGGGTTGGCCACGGCCAGCTTGTTGAACTGGTTGGCCTTCAGCACGGCGCCCTTGTCGTCCACGTAGCCGGGCTTGGCCGACCACAGCACCAACTGCCCTGTGGCGTACGTGAAGCGCGAGCCGGGCACCGTATCGCCTTCTTTCTCCAGGCGCTGTGGGCGCTCATCATCGGCGGCCATCAGCACGTCAAACGGAGCGCCGTTCTTGATCTGCGAATAGAACGCGCCGGTGGCGCCAAACGACAGTTGCGCGGTGTGCCCGGTCGTCTTTTGAAACACCGCTGCCAGTGCCTTGGCCGGCTCGGTGAAGTTGGCGGCCACGGCAATGTTCACCGTTTCGGCATGCACGGCGACCGATGCGGCGCACGCGGCGGCCAGGGTCAGCAGGCGTTGGATCAAGCGGGCAGCGGGGCGGTGAGACATGGCGGGCTCCTTCAGAAAGGGCGTGTTGCCACCATTGGGGCAGCACGTTATTCAAAAACGTAATAGCGAGTGTATCAGCCGGTGCACCGCGTCATGGTGCGGAGAAATCTGCCCGCGTGAGCGCGGCCTCGTCGGTCAGCGTGCGAAGAAAGGCGACCAGGTCTGACTGGTCTTGCGCACTCAGGCGAATCTGGTCGATCAGCGGGTCCTTGAACGGATTGCTGCGCCCGTCACCCGCGTAGGGGCCCGGGCCGAGCACGCGCCCGCCCGCAGCGTGCAGGGCGACCACGCTTTCAAGCGTGTCCGCGCTTCCGTCGTGCAGGTAGGGCGCCGTGAGCGCCACGTTGCGCAGGCTGGGCGCGCGGAACTTGCCCATGTCTTGCGGCAGGCCGGTGGTCTCGAACAAACCCCGATTGCGCGCCGGATAAGCGCCTGTGCCGCCGATGTTGAACAGGCCGATGTTGTAGAAACCCGGCGCGCCGGTGGTGCCTGACGTGCTGGCGAACGCGCCGCCGCCCAGGTTGGGGCCGCCGTGGCACTGCACGCATTGGGCGCTGCCGCGCGTGCCGAAGAACAGCGCCTGGCCGCGCTGCTCGTTGTCGGCCAGCGAGATGGCGCCCGCGCGTGCCTGGTCGTACCGGCTGGATGCCGAGATCAGCGTGCGCTGGAAAGCCGCGATGGCTTTGATCACGTTGTCCCACTGAAGCGGTTCTGCCTCGTTGGGGAAGGCGCTGGTGAACTGGGCGGGGTAGCTCGCGTCGTCCGCCAGGCGCTGGCGAATGGCGTCGCGGTTGGCATCGTTGACGCCCAGCTCAATGGGCGATTGGCCGAACAGCGGCGTGTGCATCTGCTGCTCCAGCGTGCGCGGTGCCGGGTTCGCCCAGTCGAGCGTGGCCTGGTAGGCGACGTTGATCAGGCCTGGCGCGTTGCGGGGGTGGCTCTGCCCTGTCGCCCCGCGCGCCACCGTGCGCCCGTCGGCAAATGCCAGGCTGGGCGCGTGGCAGCCGGCGCACGCCAGCGTGTTGTTGACCGACAGGCGCGTGTCGTAGAAAAGCTGGCGCCCCAGTTGCACCTTGGTGGCGTTCATCGGGTTGTCCGCCGGCACGACCGGTGGCGCGAAACCGGCGGGCAACACCCAGACCCACTGCGTTGGCCCGACAGGGGCAGGCGGCGCAGTGGCGCCTGGGTCGCTGCCCGCATCGCCCCCACCGCCGCAAGCGCTGGCCAGCCAAATCGCAAGACAGGGCAGCGCCGCCGCGCGCGCGATGGATGTGGAGGGGTTCACCGGGCAGTTCCTTCGTGGGTGGCCAATAGGTAGATGCGTCAATCGCTATTCATATCTAGAATAGCGAAGCGTTCGCCATTGTCCAACCATTCCAACAAGAGGCACTCTGATGCATATCACCACCCCGTTCGTTTCTGCGCCCCGGCGCACCCGCTGGGCCCAGCGAATCTGTGCCGCGCTCGTGGCATCGCTCGGCTTCTTCACGCTGGCGGCGTGCGGTGGCAGCGGCGACGACGACGTGGACCGTGGGCCCACCACGATCGAAGTGCAGACCAAGCTCCACGGCCTGTATTGGGACGCCAGCGCCGCCAAGCTGTACCTGACCGATGACGACGTGGCTGCCAACGCCATCAAGGTGTGGGACGGCAAGGACCAATTCACCGTGGCCTACCCGCTGCCCGCCATGCAGGCCGAGCAGCGCCCCACGCTGGGCCAGCTGACACGCGCTGGTGACGGCAAGCTGTACGTCACGCGCTTCGGCTTCGGCAGCTACGGCACGGTGGTGGCGGCGCCCGCTGCGGGCCAGCCTTACAACCTGACGGGTCTGGCGGGCGACCGCCGGCGCCTGCCGCTGACGCCGACGGCGGACGGCAAGCTGCTGACGGGGTGGTTTCGCGGTGGCGGCTCCGGCCCCAGCGGGGTAATCAGTGAGATCACGCTGGGCACCGGCACACAGGCCAGCGAGCGCGACCTGATCACGGGCTTGAGCAAGCCCGCGGGCTTGGTGGTGCGGGGCGACCAGGTCATCGTGTCCGACCAAGGCAGCGGCAAGATCTTGGCCTACTCGCTGGCGGCGATCCGCACGCAGCCCAGCACCGCCGCCGAAGGGCGCTTGGTCGCCCAGTTCACCTCAGCCGACAGCCTGGACCTGATGACTTCCGGCGCAGACGGCACGCTGTACTTTGGCACCGGCACCGGCTCGCTCTACGCAGTAGACAGCCAAGGCGGCTTCAAGGCCCTGGCGACGGGCTGGCCGGGCATCCGCGGCGTGGCCGTGGACAACGCCAACCGCCGCCTCTTCGCCGCCGTGGGCGCCGTGCAGGCGGACGGGCCATCGTCGATCCGCATCGTGCCGCTGGACTGAGGCGGCGCGCCCGCTGCGCGAGGCGGTGCGCACGCGGGCTTGCGCCACAATCGCGCGCATGAATCAGCGCGCCCTGTCTGCCCACCACCTTGGCTACGCCCAGGCCGACAAGCGCCTGCACATCCTGCAGCTGGTAGGGCTGCACGGCTCCATATCGCAAGCCGCGCGTGCGGCGGGCATCAGCTACAAGGCGGCCTGGCAGGCGATCCACACGCTGACCAACCTGGCGGGCACCCCGTTGGTGGACAGCGCCGTGGGTGGCAGCGGCGGCGGTGGCGCGCGGCTGACGCCCGCCGGCGAGCGCCTGCTGGACGCTGCGCACCAGATGGATGCGGCCCGCCGCGACGTGCTGGACCGCTTCAACGAGCCTTCATCCACCGCGCTGGCCGGGCCGCGCACGAGCATGCGCAACCTGCTGCCGTGCCGCGTGGCGCGCCTGGAAAGCGATGGCGCCCGCGACCCGATGGTGCGCGCTGTGCTGGCCCTGGCCGACGGCAGCCAGCTGGTGTCGATGATCACGCGCGAAAGCGCCGAACTGCTGGGCCTGGCGCCCGAACTGCCGGTGCTGGCGCTGTGCAAGGCCACGGCGGTGCGCGTGACGGCGCCCACCGCCGATGAGGGCGCGCGCCGGAAGGAGGGCGCCGAGGTGGTCAACCAACTGGCGGGCAAGATCGAGCGCCTGTCGCGCGGCGTGCAGCGCGACGAAGCCGTGGTGACGCTCGGCAGCGGCTTGCAGCTGACCGGCTTTGCGGCGCGGCCGCATCGCCTGCGCACCGGCAGCCGGGTGGTGGCCGCGCTGGACGAGTCGGCGGTGGTGATTGCGCTGGCTTCGTAGATTTCAAGCCAGAACGGCCGCCAGCGCCCATGTGGCTTGCGCTGGCTGCTATGAAAAATAAAGTTGTGGTGCGGTGCGGTGCGTGGTGCCCATGCACGGAGCGCGCGATGCGAACAACGGTCAGCCTTTGCGCATGGCTTTGCGCGTCCGCCCTTTCAGGGCCGTCCTGATTTGCAGCAGTGCTCGCTTCGGCGTGGGGAATAGACGGCGCGCGGCGCACGCTGCGCTTGCCCAACTAGGTTTGCGCTTCAAGCCGAACTGCCCCGCAGCGCAGGCGTATCAAGCGCGGACAGATATCAAAAACGTAGCAGTCTGCAGACCCAACCAAGTCAGAAGGAATGAGCCGCCCAGGTGCGCGGTCATGGTGCCCAGCGCCTCCAGCGCGCGCCCGTTCACCAGCATCTCGACCACCTCGGCGCTGAAGCTGGAAAAGGTCGTCAACCCGCCCAGAAAGCCCGTGACCAGCAGCAGGCGCCACGCCGGGTCAAGCTCTGGCAGCTGCTGCAGCGCGCCGATCACCAGACCCACCAGATAGCCGCCCACGAGGTTGGCCGCCAGCGTGCCCCAGGGCATCCAGGCGCCGGCGTGGTTCAGCCACAAGCCCAGCTGCCAGCGCAACAGCGCGCCAGCGCAGGCACCCAGGCAGATGGCGATGACGGCGTGCATGGGTCAGCGGTGGGGTAGTGCCGATCAGAACGGCGGGTCGTCGTCGGGGGCGGCGGTCGCCCCGCTGGCAACATGGCCGCCCGCAGTGATCGGGGTAGTGGTGGGCGTGGTGGTGGCCACGGCCGCGTCGCCGCTTGGCGGGGTGGGGAAGGCGGTGGGGTCGGCTTCACCGCCCAGCGCTTCGATCAGGTCGTCGATCAGGCCGCCCAGCTCGCCCGTGGCCAGGGCCACGTCGGCATCAAAGCGGTCGTCGTCCTTGGCGCCGGCCTGTTCTTCGAACACGCCTTCCTGGAACGTGATCTTCTTGAGCTGCAGCGCCTGCGTCAGCATGAAGCCCACGCGGCCTTGCCAGCCCAGTGCCAGCTTGGTGGGCAGCTTGCCCTCGGCGATGTGCTGGCGCACTTCTTCGGTGGCCAGATCGTGGCGGGTGAACTTCACCACGGCCGGCTCGTCGCCGCTGCCTTTCAGTTCGCATTCGCGCTCGACATGAAAGGCGTCGGGCAGCGCTTCGGCCGATTCGGCGGCCAGCCACGCGGCCATCACGGCCTGGGGTGTTTCCTGGGTGTGCAGCAGGCGCACCTCAAAGCCCTTGCCCGCCACGCGCACCAGGCTGGTGATCAGCTCGTCGGCCTTGCCTTGCGCGCCGGTGTCCAGCACCAGCCAGCGGCGTTCCGGGTCGATCCACGCGGTAACCTGGCCGCGGCGCGGAAAGGCCTGCGGCAGCAGCGCCTGCAGGGCGTCGTCGCGCAGGTCGCGCACTTCTTTCTTACCGGGCTTGCGGCCGGTGGTCTTTTCGATCTCGGCGACCGCTTCTTCGGTGCGGCGGCGCACGGCGTCGCCGGGCACGGACTTGGTTTCGATCACGAAGCGGGCAATCCACTGCCCGTCCACCACTTCCACCAGCGCGCCGTGGTCTTCGCCGCGCGGCGGCACCCAACCGGTGGAACGCTGCTGCGTGGCACTGCATTCGGCAAAGGGCTCGGCGGCCAGCGCGGCCTCCAGGCTCTCGGCGGAGGTCGGCCAATCCGGGCCGATGCGGTAAATCATGAGGTTCTTGAACACGGCGCCGGATTGTAGGTGAGTAGGCGCCGCGGCATGCAAGCAGGTGCGTCAGCGCTTTTTGCCCATCAGCTCATCCGGCAGCCAGGTGACGATCTCCGGGAAGACGGTGATCAGCACGATGCACAGCACCAGGCACAGGAAAAACGGGATGGCGGCCTTGGCGATCAGCGTGCTGTCCTTGCCCGTCATGTTCTGAAGCACGAACAGGTTAAACCCCACGGGTGGCGTGACTTCGGCAATCTCGACCAGCAGCACGACGAAGATGCCGAACCACACCAGGTCGAACCCCGCCTTCTGCACCATGGGCAGCACCACCGCGCTGGTGAGCACGATCATGCTGATGCCGTCCAACGCAGTGCCCAGCACGATGTACACCAGCACCAGCGCAGAGATCAGCGCGTAGGGCGACAGGTGCAGGCTGTCCACCCATTCGGCCAGTTCGCGCGGAATGCCGGTGAATGCCATCGTCTTGGTCAGGAAAGCCGCGCCCGCCAGGATGAACATGATCATGCAGCTGGTGCGCGTGGCGCCCATCAGGCCATCCTTGAACGCTTGCCACGTCAGGCTGCGGCCCCAGGCTGCGATGGCCAGCGAACCCAGCACCCCAAAGGCCGCGCATTCGGTGGCGGTGGCCCAGCCGGCGACCAGCACCCACACGATGAAGACAATCAGCAGCGCACACGGGATCAGGTTGCCCGACAGCTTGAGCTTTTCCACGAAGGTGGTGGGGGCGTCTGGGGGCGGCACCTGGTCGGGGTGGCGCAGGCTCCACCAGCCGATGTAGCCGGAAAACAGCACCATCAGCAACAGCCCGGGGAGAAAGCCCGCCAGGAAGATGCGGATGATGGACGTATCCGCCGCCACCGCGTACACCACCATGGTGATCGAGGGCGGAATCAGAATGCCGAGGGTACCGGCGGTCGCCAACGAGCCGATGGCCAGTTTCTCGTTGTAGCCGCGCCGTTTCAGCTCGGGCAGTGCCACCTTGGAGATGGTGGCGCAGGTAGCGGCCGACGAGCCCGACACCGAGCCGAACACCCCGCAGCCCAGGATGGTGGTGTGCATCAGGCGACCGGGCACGCGGTTGAGCCACGGTCGCAGGCCTTCGAACATCTCTTCGGACAACCGGGTTCTGAAAAGGATCTCGCCCATCCAGATGAACAGCGGAAGCGCTGCCAACTCCCAGCTGGCGGTACTTTCCCAGAAGGCCGAGAACAGGTTCTTGCCAGGCAGCGTATTGGTGAAGAACGCCTGGCCGATCCAGCCAACGATGGCCAGCGTCATGGCGATCCAGACGCCGGCAGCCAGTAGCAACAGCATGATGCCGAGCAGCATCGCGCCCATGAGCAGGGTTTCGGTCATGGTGATGGGGCGTGGTTGCGTTAGATGTCGGAAGAGAAGTCACCCGCGGCGTGCCGTTCTTCCACGGCGCGCTGGTAGCTGGGCGTGTGCCCGCACAGCACGCCGACCAGCTCGTCGATCAGCGCAATGAGCAAGAGCCAGCAGCCGATCGCAAAGGTGCTTTGCGGGATCCAGATCGGGATGACCACCAGGCCGGTGGCCATCTCTTTGAACTCGTAGCTTTCCCAGGTAAAGCTGGTGGCCCACCACGTCAGGTAGCCCACGCAGATCACGCCAATGGATAGGCAGACCACTTCCAGAGCGCGGCGCATACCGGGCGACAGCTTTTCCATGAACAGGGTCACCCGCACGAAGTCGCCGTGGCGAAACGCGTGGGCCATCGCGAAGAACGAACCCGCTGCGCACAGCCACGCAACGATGTCGTTGATGCCGCTTACGCGCCAATTCATCTGCCGGCCCACGCCTGCCCAGATCATCAGCACGAAGATCAGAAAGACGCACAGGCCGCCTAAAGCGCCCGCGCCATCGTAGAGTCGGTCGAGAAAGCGCCGCATTGTGTAGGCCCAGGTGAAGCTGCTGCAAGCCGCGCTGCAGGCCAGGCGCTGGATGCGCCTTGGCCGCACAGCGCGCCCAATGGCTTATTTCTTCTTGTAAGCGTCCACGATGGCCGCGCCGTCAGCGCCCGCCAGCTTCAGCCAGTCGGCCTGCATGGTCGAGCCCACCTGGCGCATGTCGGCCTCCAGCTTGGGCGATGGCTTGTGGATCTTCATGCCGCGCTCGGCCAACAGTTTTTTGTATTCCTCGTTCTTCTCCTGGGCGACTTTCCAGCCGCGGGCCTCGGCGGCGGCCGCGGCTTTGAGTACGGCGTCTTTCGACGCTGGGTCCAGCGCATCAAAGGCCTTGGCGTTGACCAGCACCGCGTTCTTGGGGATCCAGGCCTGCGTGTCGTAGAAGTTCTTGATGCTCTCGTAGGTCTTGGTGTCGTAGCCGGTGGAGCCCGAACTCATGTACGCCTCGACCGCGCCCGTCGCCATGGCGGCGCTCAGCTCAGCCTGCTGGATCTGCACAGGCTGCGCGCCCACCAGGTCGGCGATGCGGGCGGTGGCCGGGCTGTAGGCGCGCCATTTCACGCCCTTCAGATCAGCACCGGCACTGATTTCCTTCTTGATGTAGATGCCCTGGGGCGCCCACGGCACCATGAACAGCACCTTCATGCCTTGCGCGGCCAGCAGCTTGTCCATGGCGGGCTTGGACACGTTGTACAGCTTCTGCGACTCGGCATAGGTTGTGGCCAGGAAGGGCACACCGTCCAGCGCATAGATCGGGTTCTCGTTGGCGAAGTTGGCCAGCAGAATCTCGCCGGCCTGCGCCTGGCCGCTTTGCACAGCGCGCTTGATCTCGGGCGCCTTGAACAGCGAGGCGTTGGCGTGCACGGTGATCTTCAGTTTGCCCGCCGTGGCCGCGTCCACGTCCTTCGCGAACTGCACGATGTTCTCGGTGTGGTAATTCGCCGGCGGATAGGCGGTGGGCAGATCCCACTTGGTCTGTGCGTTCACGGTCAGCGCCAGCGCGCCAAGGCAGAGACCGACCGCCGCGGTCAGGGTCGTGCGTCGCTTCATCATGGTGAGTGCTCCTCGCAATGGAATCTGGATAGGTAGGCTGAAAGCATAGGTCGTGCCTGGTTGCTTCGGCGCTGGTGAAAACGCCAACGCCGGAGCAGGCACGCAAGCTGCTTTCCCCTCGTAAGGGCGCTTGAAGTCTAGAAATTCATTCGATAAAGTGTCAATAAATTCTCAACACTTTCACGTCACTTTCGGGTAATCCCTGATGAGCACCAAACCGACGCAGCGCACCAAGAAGGGGCCGGACGCGGGCATCGTTTCTTCGTCGCACCTCGTATCGCCGCGCAGCGTGGAGGCGTCGGAGTTCGAGTTCGGCCTGATCGTGGCCTGGAATGCATTCAGCCGCTGGCTCGTGCGCTGCATGGCCGCTGCCGGCGTGCCGGATGTGACGGTCACCGACGTGCTGGTGCTGCACCACGTCAACCACCGGGGCCGGCACAAGAAGCTGGCCGACATCTGCTTCGTACTCAACTACGAGGACACGCACGTGGTGGCCTACGCGCTGAAAAAGCTGGTCGCCGCGGAGCTGCTGTGCACCGACAAGCAGGGCAAGGACGTGTTCTACAAACCCACGCCGGAGGGCGAGGCTGCCGTGCAGCGCTACCGCGCGGTGCGCGAAAGCTGCTTGGTGGATAGCCTGGACGGCAAGATCAACCCCGCGCTGGGCGAGCAGGCGCGCCTGTTGCGCAACATGTCGGGCTTGTACGACCAGGCGGCGCGCGCTGCGTCATCACTATGAAAATGGTAGCTCTCGGCGCTTGTTGCGCCTGCGCCAGAGGTCTTTTTGGTTCAGATTGTCGAATGCCATGACTGAAACATCCACTTCCCCTGCAAACCGCCGCTGGCAGTTCTGGATCGACCGCGGCGGCACGTTCACCGACATCGTGGCCAAGCGGCCGGACGGCAGCATCGTCACGCACAAGCTGCTGTCGGAAAACCCTGAGCAGTACAAGGATGCCGCCGTGGCGGGCATTCGCCACCTGCTGGGCCTGGCGCCCGGCGAGCCGGTGACGCCCGAGTTGGTCGAGTGCGTGAAGATGGGCACCACGGTGGCCACCAACGCGCTGCTGGAGCGCAAGGGCGAGCCCACACTGCTGGTCACCACGCAGGGCTTTCGCGATGGGCTGCGCATCGCTTACCAGAACCGGCCGCGCCTGTTTGACCGCCACATCGTGCTGCCCGAGCTGCTGTACAGCGCGGTGGTGGAGGCGGCCGAGCGCATGGATGCGCAGGGCAAGGTCGTCACGCCGCTGGACCGCGAGCGCCTGCGCGAAGATCTGCTGGCGCAATACCAGCGTGGCCTGCGCAGCGTGGCCATCGTCTTCATGCACGGCTATCGGTACGTGGCGCACGAAAAAGTAGCGGCCGAGCTGGCGCGCGAGATCGGCTTCACGCAGGTCAGCACCAGCCACCAGACCAGCCCGATGATGAAGTTCGTCAGCCGGGGCGACACCACGGTGGTGGATGCATACCTGTCGCCCATCCTGCGCCGCTATGTGGACCAGGTGGCGGCCGAGATGCCGGGCGTGAAGCTGTTCTTCATGCAGTCGTCCGGCGGCCTGACGGACGCGCACGCCTTTCAGGGCAAGGACGCAATCCTGTCCGGGCCGGCCGGCGGCATCGTGGGCATGGCGCGCACCGCAGAGATCGCCGGGCAGCCGAAGGTGATCGGCTTTGACATGGGTGGCACGTCCACCGACGTGAGCCACTACGCGGGCCAGTTCGAGCGCGAGTTTGAAACCCAGGTGGCGGGCGTGCGCATGCGCGCGCCGATGATGAGCATTCACACCGTCGCGGCGGGCGGCGGGTCGATCCTGCAGTTTGACGGCTCTCGCTTTCGCGTCGGCCCCGAAAGCGCCGGCGCCAACCCCGGCCCGGCCAGCTACCGGCGCGGCGGCCCTTTGGCCGTGACCGACGCGAACGTGATGGTGGGCAAGGTGCAGCCTGCCTACTTCCCAAAGGTGTTCGGGCCGCGCGCCGACGAATCGCTGGACGGTGATGTGGTGCGCGAAAAGTTCACACACATCGCGCAGCCCACGGGCCGCGCGGCCGAGGACGTGGCGCATGGCTTCATCCAGATTGCGGTGCAGCAGATGGCCAATGCCATCAAGAAGATCAGCGTGGCACGCGGCTACGACGTGACGCGCTACACCTTGCAGTGCTTTGGCGGGGCGGGCGGGCAGCACGCCTGCCTGGTGGCCGATGCGCTGGGCGTGTCGCGCGTGCTGGTGCACCCCTTGGCGGGGGTGCTGTCGG
This genomic interval from Ottowia oryzae contains the following:
- the modA gene encoding molybdate ABC transporter substrate-binding protein codes for the protein MSHRPAARLIQRLLTLAAACAASVAVHAETVNIAVAANFTEPAKALAAVFQKTTGHTAQLSFGATGAFYSQIKNGAPFDVLMAADDERPQRLEKEGDTVPGSRFTYATGQLVLWSAKPGYVDDKGAVLKANQFNKLAVANPKNAPYGAAAMQALDKLGLTAAVQPKLVTGESIGQTYNFIATGNADLGFVALSQVLDAGKLKGGSMWVVPAQLHTPIVQDAVILKRAAGNPAATAWMALMQTPKTKEFIRTYGYAVK
- a CDS encoding methanobactin export MATE transporter MbnM, which encodes MNATKVQLGRQLFYDTRLSVNNTLACAGCHAPSLAFADGRTVARGATGQSHPRNAPGLINVAYQATLDWANPAPRTLEQQMHTPLFGQSPIELGVNDANRDAIRQRLADDASYPAQFTSAFPNEAEPLQWDNVIKAIAAFQRTLISASSRYDQARAGAISLADNEQRGQALFFGTRGSAQCVQCHGGPNLGGGAFASTSGTTGAPGFYNIGLFNIGGTGAYPARNRGLFETTGLPQDMGKFRAPSLRNVALTAPYLHDGSADTLESVVALHAAGGRVLGPGPYAGDGRSNPFKDPLIDQIRLSAQDQSDLVAFLRTLTDEAALTRADFSAP
- a CDS encoding PQQ-binding-like beta-propeller repeat protein, which codes for MHITTPFVSAPRRTRWAQRICAALVASLGFFTLAACGGSGDDDVDRGPTTIEVQTKLHGLYWDASAAKLYLTDDDVAANAIKVWDGKDQFTVAYPLPAMQAEQRPTLGQLTRAGDGKLYVTRFGFGSYGTVVAAPAAGQPYNLTGLAGDRRRLPLTPTADGKLLTGWFRGGGSGPSGVISEITLGTGTQASERDLITGLSKPAGLVVRGDQVIVSDQGSGKILAYSLAAIRTQPSTAAEGRLVAQFTSADSLDLMTSGADGTLYFGTGTGSLYAVDSQGGFKALATGWPGIRGVAVDNANRRLFAAVGAVQADGPSSIRIVPLD
- a CDS encoding TOBE domain-containing protein, which translates into the protein MNQRALSAHHLGYAQADKRLHILQLVGLHGSISQAARAAGISYKAAWQAIHTLTNLAGTPLVDSAVGGSGGGGARLTPAGERLLDAAHQMDAARRDVLDRFNEPSSTALAGPRTSMRNLLPCRVARLESDGARDPMVRAVLALADGSQLVSMITRESAELLGLAPELPVLALCKATAVRVTAPTADEGARRKEGAEVVNQLAGKIERLSRGVQRDEAVVTLGSGLQLTGFAARPHRLRTGSRVVAALDESAVVIALAS
- the crcB gene encoding fluoride efflux transporter CrcB, producing MHAVIAICLGACAGALLRWQLGLWLNHAGAWMPWGTLAANLVGGYLVGLVIGALQQLPELDPAWRLLLVTGFLGGLTTFSSFSAEVVEMLVNGRALEALGTMTAHLGGSFLLTWLGLQTATFLISVRA
- a CDS encoding recombination-associated protein RdgC gives rise to the protein MFKNLMIYRIGPDWPTSAESLEAALAAEPFAECSATQQRSTGWVPPRGEDHGALVEVVDGQWIARFVIETKSVPGDAVRRRTEEAVAEIEKTTGRKPGKKEVRDLRDDALQALLPQAFPRRGQVTAWIDPERRWLVLDTGAQGKADELITSLVRVAGKGFEVRLLHTQETPQAVMAAWLAAESAEALPDAFHVERECELKGSGDEPAVVKFTRHDLATEEVRQHIAEGKLPTKLALGWQGRVGFMLTQALQLKKITFQEGVFEEQAGAKDDDRFDADVALATGELGGLIDDLIEALGGEADPTAFPTPPSGDAAVATTTPTTTPITAGGHVASGATAAPDDDPPF
- a CDS encoding TRAP transporter large permease, with the translated sequence MTETLLMGAMLLGIMLLLLAAGVWIAMTLAIVGWIGQAFFTNTLPGKNLFSAFWESTASWELAALPLFIWMGEILFRTRLSEEMFEGLRPWLNRVPGRLMHTTILGCGVFGSVSGSSAATCATISKVALPELKRRGYNEKLAIGSLATAGTLGILIPPSITMVVYAVAADTSIIRIFLAGFLPGLLLMVLFSGYIGWWSLRHPDQVPPPDAPTTFVEKLKLSGNLIPCALLIVFIVWVLVAGWATATECAAFGVLGSLAIAAWGRSLTWQAFKDGLMGATRTSCMIMFILAGAAFLTKTMAFTGIPRELAEWVDSLHLSPYALISALVLVYIVLGTALDGISMIVLTSAVVLPMVQKAGFDLVWFGIFVVLLVEIAEVTPPVGFNLFVLQNMTGKDSTLIAKAAIPFFLCLVLCIVLITVFPEIVTWLPDELMGKKR
- a CDS encoding TRAP transporter small permease, which translates into the protein MRRFLDRLYDGAGALGGLCVFLIFVLMIWAGVGRQMNWRVSGINDIVAWLCAAGSFFAMAHAFRHGDFVRVTLFMEKLSPGMRRALEVVCLSIGVICVGYLTWWATSFTWESYEFKEMATGLVVIPIWIPQSTFAIGCWLLLIALIDELVGVLCGHTPSYQRAVEERHAAGDFSSDI
- a CDS encoding TRAP transporter substrate-binding protein → MKRRTTLTAAVGLCLGALALTVNAQTKWDLPTAYPPANYHTENIVQFAKDVDAATAGKLKITVHANASLFKAPEIKRAVQSGQAQAGEILLANFANENPIYALDGVPFLATTYAESQKLYNVSKPAMDKLLAAQGMKVLFMVPWAPQGIYIKKEISAGADLKGVKWRAYSPATARIADLVGAQPVQIQQAELSAAMATGAVEAYMSSGSTGYDTKTYESIKNFYDTQAWIPKNAVLVNAKAFDALDPASKDAVLKAAAAAEARGWKVAQEKNEEYKKLLAERGMKIHKPSPKLEADMRQVGSTMQADWLKLAGADGAAIVDAYKKK
- a CDS encoding winged helix DNA-binding protein, with amino-acid sequence MSTKPTQRTKKGPDAGIVSSSHLVSPRSVEASEFEFGLIVAWNAFSRWLVRCMAAAGVPDVTVTDVLVLHHVNHRGRHKKLADICFVLNYEDTHVVAYALKKLVAAELLCTDKQGKDVFYKPTPEGEAAVQRYRAVRESCLVDSLDGKINPALGEQARLLRNMSGLYDQAARAASSL